The DNA sequence GAGTTGCTATTGGAGGTTAAATTTGAAGAGAGTCAAAAAGATTTATTGAACTATACCTCTGTGCAAAATCACACCATTATTAAAAAAGCTCTTTTCCTGATTCACAAAGCGCTTGATGCGGGGTGTGTGTTAAAAGATACGGTTGATGTGGATCAAAAGAAACAAATGGCTCTCACGGCTTCTCCGATCATGAGCCCGCCGCGTATTCTTTTGATTATGCAAGATATTTCTAATAACAATAAAATTTCTCAAATGGGGAAAGATTTTATTGCCAATGCGTCGCATGAGTTAAGAACGCCCGTCACAATTATTAAGGGCTTTGCGGAAACATTAAAGGATTTACCTACCGTTTCCGAATCGATGCTCGAAGATATTACGGATAAAATTATACGTAGTTGTGAAAGGATGAATGCCTTGGTTAAGAATTTACTTCTTTTAGCGGACCTCGACCATAGCAAAAAGTTCTCTTTTCGCCCTTGTGATCTCGCTTCCCTTATTGAAAGTTGCAGCTATTCGATTTTGGCAATTCATCCCGAGGTGTGTATTGAAACGCTGCAAAATGAAGATGAAATTCTCATCGAAGCCGATCCCGATCTATTTGAGCAGGCGATCATGAATTTATTTGAAAATGCCATTCGCTACTCTTTGAAACCGGCGCATATTACGGTTACAATTAAAAGAGAAGAGGCCAAAGTGACGCTGACTATTCAGGATCGAGGGATTGGAATAGAACAAGACGATCTCAACCATATTTTTGATCGGTTTTATCGCGTGAATAAAGACCGTTCTCGCAAACTGGGGGGAACCGGACTCGGTCTATCGATTGTTCACTCAATTATCGAGAAGCACCATGGAGAAATCTGCGTGACATCTAAAAAGAATCACGGAACGGCATTTATCATGACGTTTCTAGCTTACACCACTCATCTTGCGCCAATCTGATGGCGACAAAAAAACAACTCTTGAATCACGAGCGGTATACAATCATCTAATAATAAGATTGATAAGGTTTAGTGTTTTTTAACATGGAAGCGCTCAGTCTTCTAATACTTCTATGTTAATTTCTATGTGTGGGTAGCACAAAAACTTTTTGCGGATCTTTGGGGCTAGTAGATATTTCTATAAGTAATCCCTCCTGGCATATTTCTTTAAGACGTGTTGTGGTGGTACGGCGTGTTACTTGCCAGATTTCTTGAGCAATTTTAGCGGTAATTTTGTCATGCTTTTGTAGATACTGGAAAATCGGCTCTTGCCATGAAGCAGAAGGAACGGTTTTGGTTGATTTTGGGTAAAGCGTTACGCGGAAGAAATGATCTAATTCTTCAAATTTTGGCATTGAAATTTGTTGATGTCGGCAAGTATCCAGCATTCGTCTAAGCCCTTTTATAGAAGAGCTGATAGATGTGTGACGGCGGATAAATCCAAGAATTCCTTCCAATGCCTGAGGAAAAGGGGTTACTGAATCAGCAATTGCATTAGCGATTTTTTCCTCTTCTTGAAGAACACTTGACAACATATTATGGTTTTTTCGAAATAGTCCGTGAGACAACGATTTCTTTTTGATTGGATTCTTCTTGTTCGTTTTTATTGCGTTTTGCTTTGAGTGTTGTGTTATTCTCTTTTCTGAAATGAAAGCAAAATAATCTCGTGATTTGATTTTTCATTTCATCGGATAAAAAGGAGAGAAGCCGATCCAGACGGTGTTCAGGCGTTTCTTTGTGTTCACTTTGCTTTTCAAGGCCTAAGAGTTGCTCAGTGATATTCGGAGGGAGGACAGCTTCGAGAAGTAACTTAGAAGTATAGCGGAAATATAAAGGTTCAGGGTCTTTAAGTGGGGCTAAGTACATATAGTCTTTCAGCGGATGATAGGGAGTCATATTCCCTTCGAGCATATCGCACAAAAGTTGCCCTTCCGGATCGGGAAGGGTTAAAAGATCTCCAAAGTCTGTTGTTAAATCTTTCTTAGCGCGCGTAGTGCCGATCTCGTACATGGCATTTAAAAGATTTTCAAGGCGATCGGGTTGTTTTTCTAGAGAGGGATAGAGTTTAAGGAAGATTTGACGGCAGATCGCTCTATTTTCCGGATTGGCTTCAAAGAGAAATGAGAGATTAAATTTTGTTCGATCAGATCCGGGATGCCTCTTTTGAGCAACATAGCCTGTTGCTTTGGATGGCCTTGTTTTTTTTGGTTCAGAAGGTTCCCGAGGTTTTGGTTCAGATTTAATTTTTTCATATTCGGCTTCTGAAATGGATTGATAAAGCGTGTGTTTAGCTGAAAAATAGGCGTCATAATGATCTGCGATATAAAAATCACTGCCCGATGTCGAAGCAATGCGCACCACAAGGCTCGTGATTAAAACGGCAAATACGGTCGTAAAAATAAGGATATTCACTTTTAAGTTTCCTTATCGCTGTTTTCTAATGGGATGCCGAGTCTAGGTTGCAAATCGGGAGGGGTCAGGAGGGTCAAAGAGGTCGGCTGATTGTGTCTTGTGATCTGCAATTCAATCGCAAATGGAATGCTTCCTTTGACCCAAGTTTTTTTGTATTGGGCGATCCCGGTTTTTAAAGTTGGGTCCGGATATAAAAAAGAGAGATCAAAATGATCAATCTCATCATAAAGGATGGTTTTTCGAACCGCGTTGCTATTTTTTAAAGAAGACTGAGCTAGGATGAGTTGGCGATTCTCCCTATAGAGCTGAATCAATCGCTCTCCATAAAAAAGAGGGTCCCGATCGATATGTTCACCCGAAATAAAGGAGAGGCGAGGGCCAAAAGGGGTGGATTCAATTTGCAGTGTTGAGGTGTTCCTATCGACAATTTTATCGAAGAAATAGGAGAGGGTATAAAAGGCATGCCGCTTTGCTGCCGTATGATGCCCGGCTGATTGGATGTGCGCGTGATTCAGCGAGATCGATTTAAACGACATCATCAAAGCCGTCATTAAAACGGCAAATAAGGCAAATCCTACTAAGACTTCGATTAACGTCAGTGAATGTTTTGTTTTTATCATCTCAGGCTTTGTATTATTCCAATATGACCCTCCTTTATATAGCAATTAGGAAAAAAATCGTTTATTTTTTGTGTTTGGTGTTAGCAAATGTAATCCGCACGAGGAAAAGGATGAGTAGAAAAAAGAATAGCAGCGTAAAGGGGGCCGATAATGCAGCGGTTTTACTTGCGGGAATCACTTTGAGCACTGTCAAGAGGGCAATGAACACGCCCATGCAAGCATCGCCTGCAATGAGCCCCGATGAGGCGAGAATTCCCGATTGGATGGCCGGCTCACTTGCTTTTTTTGCTATGAAGTAGTGTGTAAGTCCCCCTGCTGCAATTGCTGTGGAAAGAGATAGCGGTAAGTAGAGGCCAATGGCAAAGGGGAGGACCGGGATGCGAAGAAGAGCTACAATGAAGCCGAGCAATGCCCCAATGACAACAAGAATAATCGGAAGTTTTCCGAGGAGGACTCCTTTTGCAATAAGCGCCATCAGCGTTGCTTGTGGAGCAGGTAAATTTTCCGTTCCGAGTCCATATGCTTCATTGAGTAGATAAATGGTCCCTCCAATGGCTAGTGCGGGTAGAATCAGTCCGATCATTTCCGCGATTTGTTGGGAGCGAGGCGTGGCTCCAAGAAGATATCCGGTTTTTAAATCTTGAGAGGTTGTGGATGCCATTGTAATTGCGACATTTACAACAGCGCTCATCACAATAGCCGAAATAAGATAAATACGCTCTGTCCAGCCGAGAAGCACAAAAATAAAACAGGTGATGAGTAGTGTTGTAATCGTCATTCCGGAAGCGGGGTTTGATGTGCTGCCAACAATACCGCAAGTGATGGAAGTGACGCTCACAAAGAAAAAGCCCAAAATGATGATGAGCACAATCGTTAAAAAATTCAGGGGGAATCCGGGGAAGAGCCATAATGCTAAAATAGCGGCAACGGATCCTAAGACTAGCCATCGAAGAGAAATATCGCGATCCGTTCTGAGCTTCAACATGGGATGAACATTTTTAAAAAGCTCTCTAAAGGCTTCAATCATCGTTTTTTTAACCATCGGTATGATTTTAACGAGACTCAATAACCCTCCGGCAGCAACCGTACCGGCACCGATATATCGGATATAACTATCCCAGACTTGAAGTGCTTGCATTTCAGCGACGGGAATAGGGGATGGATAAATAAGAGTGCTTTGATCGCCAAAGACCTTAATTAATGGGATCAAAACCCACCAAGCAAGACCTCCTCCTGCAAACATGATCATGCTCGTGCGCGCGCCAATAATGTAGCCAACGCCTAAAAGAGCGGGTGTACAGTCAATACTAATTGCTGTGCCTTTTAAACTCTTGATCGTATAGCTGACAATTTCATTAAAATAAAAGAAGCCGCTCATAGCTAATTTATATGCAGCGCTGATGATGAGCCCGACTCCCGCTTTGAGGGCGCTGTGGGTGCTTTTTTCTCCGGCCTTTAAAATTTGGGCGCAGGCGGTTCCTTCGGGGAACGGGAGTTTGTGGTGTTCTTTCACGATGATATATCGCCTTAAGGGGATCATGAATAAAATCCCCAAAATCCCCCCTAAAATAGCGAGAAAAAAAATCATAAATTGGGAAGGTTTTTCTCCTAAAAAAAAGAGGGCGGGAATGGTGAAAACAATTCCTGCGGCCATGCCTTCACCCACAGTGGCAACCGTCTGAACAATGTTGTTTTCAAGGATACTGACCCGTTTAAAAAAAAGGCGTAAAATGGCCATTGATATGACGGCAGCGGGAATGGATGCGGAAATGGTTGTCCCAATTTTTAATCCCAAATAGGCATTACCGACTCCAAATAATAATCCCAGCAATGTTCCGAGAACGATAGCTCTTAAAGAAAATTCTTTTGGAGATGTACTCGATGAAATATATGGCTTAAACGTATCTTTTTTAGGCATATCAAACTCAAAATGGTTTGTTTTCGATGTGCCTAAAAAAGTATTTTTTATCAACGTTAAATGGTGTCAGGTGGGGGGTCGAGATAGAGAATCATTGGATAGGTCATTATTTTTGGTGTTTTAAATGGGTGTGCGTTAAAGATCAGGCAAACATCAATATGAGCCGCTTTTGATTTCGAGTTTTTGACACTCTTTATTTTTTTTGCGTCAAATACGATTTGGTAAGAGGGATGGATCGTGCATTTTATATGGTCTTCAAGCGAAATAGTTTGAGTTGGTAGGGCGATGATAGGTGAGCCTTGTGTTTCTATGACGCTTTTCAGAGCGGTAGCCGTGAGATGTTCCGAGAGTAATTCGGTAAAGAGACGATCAGATAATAGTTCGATTTCCGTTAATAAGCATGATCTGAGTTGTGTCTTATAAAAGTAGGTAAAGACGCCCAACGAAGAAGTGATGGCAAGGCCAAGAATAATAAAAGCCACGAGAACTTCCGTGAGAATATATGCCTTTTTTTGGCACCGTTTGAGAAAGATTGGCCTTCTAAAATTTGACATGTTAAAATGAAAAAGCATACACTGAGTTCAACCCTGAAGTAAACTGAAAACATGAAATCTTTTAAAGGGAATTGCTGAATCAAGGCCAAGCGGGGAGATCTCACGAGCGGGATATGGAGGGGATTTTTTAAAAGGAACAATAAGCGATGCAAATTCGCGGTAGAGCACTTTATAATCTTTTGCAATTGACCCATCTCGATGTCAAGCGCGACAAGGTGAAGCCTTGGCAAATTGAAAGTTATCGCAATTTAACGGATGACCAATTACTGCAGCGGCTTCATCATCTTAAGATTTTTCTTGATTTAGATAGTTTTATTATTTTTGCCGGCAATTCAAATTCACCTGAAGATCTCCTACAATACTTGGTGTCTAATGAATCCAATCGAGAAAAAGCGGAGCAAGTCTATTTAATTATTTTTGAATTGTGGAGACGTCATTTATCGCATAAGCATGCGCTGTCTATTTTTTGTGATGAACTCGATTTTTTAATGAGTACTTATGATAGTGGCGATTTATCCAATGTGGATGATCTTTATGCTCAGCTCATCGAGTTTTGTGATTTATTTGATGAAAGTTTAGATGCCGGGCAATCCGTTGAAATGATATATAGCTATTTCACATCCTATCTGGCACATGATGTGGATCATTTTGTTTATGATTTTAGCTCTGATTTAATCCGCAGCCACAATGAAACGGCAGCATCTGAAATCATCGATCGTTTTGAAGATTACAGTCCTAACAAATTGCAATATGATTTCTTAAAATTAAAATTACTCTTTACTTCTGATGCTTTTGATACTGAAGCGATGCTTTCGCGATTTGCAGAGCAAATTATTGAAGAGAAAAATGGCAATTTGGGATTAGATTTTTTGCGATTCTTGCTTGAAGAAGGGGAATTTTCTCATTTCTTCAAATTTTTCTTTGACCTTCTTAAGCTCATTTCAAATCAAGGACAGTTTTCTCATCTTGCTAAAATTGCAATGGAATACACCAAAACTCTCGATAAAAGGCACAAACATCGCCTCATTCTTGACCAAAGCCTAGAAAAAAAACGGGCAGAGCTATAGGGAATCGGTATATAAGAGGGTGGGTTTGAAGTGCAGGTAGTCGCATGAGGTGAGGACATAGCGCACGCCATTGTGTTTTTGATCAAAGAGATGCACTCCCTCTTTAATATTGTGGATATGGCCAAAGATGCAGGTGTCGACATTGTAGCGCTCAAGAAGGGTTGAGGCCGGAGTCGGTTCAAAGCGTTCATTGAGGGGAGGGTAATGCACCATGGCGATTTTGATTTTCGAGGGATTGAGGGCTTTGAGTGCGAGTTCAAGTCGCTCGAGCTCACTTTGATAGATTCTTTCATCGTGTGCTTTTTCTTCTTCTGTTTTTGGCCCCGGATGGGTTGCTTTTGGGTTAAAGCGAAATTGGATAAAGGGTGAAAAATCGACACCGCGATGGTCCCAAAGGCGTGTTCCGGCAATGGAATAAGGGCCAATATCAAGGGCTGTTTTATTGACAAAACGGATCGAGGGGGGGAGGAGCTCTTTTAATTGCTTATTGGATGGCCACCAGTAATCGTGATTCCCTTTTGAAATGATTTTCAGTCCGGGGAGCCGGTCGATCCAGTACAGATCCGGCATGGCTTCATCTTTTTGTTTTCCCCAAGAGATATCACCCGGGATCAAAACGAGATCCTCA is a window from the Simkaniaceae bacterium genome containing:
- a CDS encoding ATP-binding protein, which codes for MLLKTKFFVVTTICYFLALIILLLASLESYYSLQGAVRYAFLNIELICFLLITLFFIAINVICYLLLQTPSKEEKGDDSNVLLIDHQRLFHILNVFDEAIIVFDFDGNIVIWNKMAELLLEVKFEESQKDLLNYTSVQNHTIIKKALFLIHKALDAGCVLKDTVDVDQKKQMALTASPIMSPPRILLIMQDISNNNKISQMGKDFIANASHELRTPVTIIKGFAETLKDLPTVSESMLEDITDKIIRSCERMNALVKNLLLLADLDHSKKFSFRPCDLASLIESCSYSILAIHPEVCIETLQNEDEILIEADPDLFEQAIMNLFENAIRYSLKPAHITVTIKREEAKVTLTIQDRGIGIEQDDLNHIFDRFYRVNKDRSRKLGGTGLGLSIVHSIIEKHHGEICVTSKKNHGTAFIMTFLAYTTHLAPI
- a CDS encoding prepilin-type N-terminal cleavage/methylation domain-containing protein, with the translated sequence MIKTKHSLTLIEVLVGFALFAVLMTALMMSFKSISLNHAHIQSAGHHTAAKRHAFYTLSYFFDKIVDRNTSTLQIESTPFGPRLSFISGEHIDRDPLFYGERLIQLYRENRQLILAQSSLKNSNAVRKTILYDEIDHFDLSFLYPDPTLKTGIAQYKKTWVKGSIPFAIELQITRHNQPTSLTLLTPPDLQPRLGIPLENSDKET
- a CDS encoding oligopeptide transporter, OPT family gives rise to the protein MPKKDTFKPYISSSTSPKEFSLRAIVLGTLLGLLFGVGNAYLGLKIGTTISASIPAAVISMAILRLFFKRVSILENNIVQTVATVGEGMAAGIVFTIPALFFLGEKPSQFMIFFLAILGGILGILFMIPLRRYIIVKEHHKLPFPEGTACAQILKAGEKSTHSALKAGVGLIISAAYKLAMSGFFYFNEIVSYTIKSLKGTAISIDCTPALLGVGYIIGARTSMIMFAGGGLAWWVLIPLIKVFGDQSTLIYPSPIPVAEMQALQVWDSYIRYIGAGTVAAGGLLSLVKIIPMVKKTMIEAFRELFKNVHPMLKLRTDRDISLRWLVLGSVAAILALWLFPGFPLNFLTIVLIIILGFFFVSVTSITCGIVGSTSNPASGMTITTLLITCFIFVLLGWTERIYLISAIVMSAVVNVAITMASTTSQDLKTGYLLGATPRSQQIAEMIGLILPALAIGGTIYLLNEAYGLGTENLPAPQATLMALIAKGVLLGKLPIILVVIGALLGFIVALLRIPVLPFAIGLYLPLSLSTAIAAGGLTHYFIAKKASEPAIQSGILASSGLIAGDACMGVFIALLTVLKVIPASKTAALSAPFTLLFFFLLILFLVRITFANTKHKK
- a CDS encoding metallophosphoesterase, with the translated sequence MKVWALGDTHLYFGTPDKNMSLFGDKWRDHPKKIEEAWRQHIADEDLVLIPGDISWGKQKDEAMPDLYWIDRLPGLKIISKGNHDYWWPSNKQLKELLPPSIRFVNKTALDIGPYSIAGTRLWDHRGVDFSPFIQFRFNPKATHPGPKTEEEKAHDERIYQSELERLELALKALNPSKIKIAMVHYPPLNERFEPTPASTLLERYNVDTCIFGHIHNIKEGVHLFDQKHNGVRYVLTSCDYLHFKPTLLYTDSL